The sequence attaaattttgttttaattaaagaattaaaaataaaactttttaagatTAGCTTTGACTACAGAGAGTACACACGATTTTGTATATACAGTCCTGTGCAGTCAGTAACTCTTACAAGAATCATTAAAATAGACTACACACAGGAACTCACAGAATTCTATATCAAATGTCTGGTCATTCAGATACTTTAAACTTTAGGAGAACTGTTAAAAACCACagacaggaaagaggaaggatggGTAGAATATTCCAGAGTATTCCTGCTTCCCTGCAGAATTTACCCTCTTCTGTTTTAATATTCAGTCTCTATAGccttaatatacataaaattggaTTTATCATTGGAAAGATTACAtggtggaatctttaaaaaatctgttcaTCCTTAATCTCATAAGAAGCTGAATGTATGCCTGAGACTTACCGTTTTCTCTTCTATCCTCTCAGGCACTAGTTACATCCTCCCTGAACATCTCTGACCTCCCTTCACACACTGGAGCTTAGCCAGTAGACTGAAAATGTCTCAGCTGAGACACAGTCCTAACTCTGCAAGCTGAGCCCTAGAACAGCTCACTTTtttcctctgaacctcagtttctccatctgtgaaatgagaacaTCTGAGGGTCCTTTCCAGCTCTAACTGAGCAGGATGGTGACCTAGAGGAATGTGGCCCACACCCACCATTGAGCACATAGGGCTTCCGCATGAGCTCCTTAGGCCCCTCCTCCACGTCCACTTCCAGGGCCTTTACCTGCAGAGAACACAGACCATGAGATTAGGAGACACAGGAAAAGATCCTGGATGAGGGGAAATTCTAAAGGCTCCTGCCCGTCCCAACACAACTGCATTACCCACAAGGATCCCTCCACAAAGGCAAGAATAGATGACAAAAAGAACTAATGCCCTCCCTGGAAGCTTCGTGGTTCCCAAGAGGCTCAAGTAAGCAATTCATCTTTCTGTGCCTaactataaaatgggcataataccGCTTGCCTGCCTCACTTAACTGTGCGGTTAGCAAATGAAACAATGCACGTGAAAGCACTTTATACTTTACAGTGAGGAAGAGCTGTCAGACATCTTCTCTTATGCAGAAGAGCAAGCTGACGGTGCTTGGCTATTAGCTTCATAATTGTTCAAGAAACAGTAGCACCATTTTCTTCTGGCATGAAGGGATAAAAAGAAACATGTCTGAAGGCAATGGGACAAATCCAATCAGCAAGCCCATTCATTAGGTtgactatttattgagcactagtCACATCCTAAGCAGCACAGGATTTAGTAGTGAATGGAACACAGATTCTTGTCCCCAGGAGATTATGTTGGTGGAAAGAGTCACAGACAATaagcaaatatacaaatataatatacCATCAAGTATTTACAACTGccaatgaattaaaataaagcaggaaagaagTTACTGAGTGAAAAGGGGTGCTATTTTTGAGAGCGGgtccagaaaaataattattccgGAGAAATTAGCCCTGGGAAAAACTACCCCTAGGGAAGCCTCAGACCAAGGACGACTGGCTAACTGAggaaaggtgtaaggaacagTAAGTAAAGATTCCAAACTCCTTATTAGAAAAGTTAAGggcagaaaaagataaattctgGAAACTATGGCTGAGATGCCAAGGGACCCAAACAGTttaatttcagaggaaaaaaagtaagtgcagaaggaaaagggaagttcCAACCCAGGTCCAATGTGTGCTGGGGCAGGGAATATGAAGGGACCCTCAACCACAGTCAGTACAGCCTGGCCGAGTTGGCTGTGGGGAAGTCGCAAACCCAGGAAGGGCGTGAGGGAGGTAATAATAGACAGGACTAAGTTCTGAAACCCAGCTAAGTATGGCGGGAGTGGGGGTCGGGGgggagctggagatggagggcaagGGCCGGGACCCTATCACGTCACTACCTTTCTCTTAAGAAGGGGCACTGCCCTGTTGGGGTCCATAGCCAAACCCATATCGGCCAGGTTCTGCCGCACCGATTTGGTCTGGTCCCAGGCATGTCGGATGTGGGAGCTACGGGAAAAGAGAGGGCGATCGCGTAACCATCATCTCGCCGGCTGTCCCGCCCGAGGCCCCCTGACTCCTGAACCTTGGTCCCCTCACCATTCGATCCGCGGCGCTGCCTTCCGTCGAGCATTCCGGTTCAGACGCTTCCGGTTAACATTATAACCGAACTTCTGCCTCCGGGTCTTCCCCTTGGCTTTAGGCATCGCGCTGACCCCAGAACGGGTAACTCAGACTCGGTGCCTCTCACTCCAAGTACCTCGTGTAGCGACTCCTTCCGGCTAGTGATCGCGTGGTTTCGCAGGCTTTGGGGAAATGTAGTCCTCCACGCAGCGACAGCAGACTGATTACTACGACTCCCAGAGTGCCATGAGGGATTACACCTGCGTACAACACTGAGCATAGTCCTTTTCCCCCGCCCTCTTTGATGACCTCATCAGGAGGCGGGGTTTAGCGTCCGGGTTTTCTTCTACTGCTGTAGCCTAAAACATGGCGACTCCTGGCCCCGTCACTCCGGAGGCACCCTTTGAACCATCGCAGCCCCCAGTCATTGAGGGCTTTAGCCCCAGTGTATACAGCACTTCGGAAAGCTTCAAGGAAAAGTTTCTTCGCAAGACCCGCGAGAACCCAATGGTACCCATAGGTAAGCAAGCGGGCGCTAAAGGTACTGTAGACCAAGAAGACAGTGATGTACAGGGGAATGAAATCGGGGAGGACCGGGGACGCCAGGGGGGACTGGAATGAGAGTAGACCAGAGATGTAGCGAAGGGGCCGGGCGGTGATTGGAGCAGGAGCTGGACGGGATTGGGGCGCTGAGATGGGGCCGATTCTGACACGGAGGATCCCCGCTTTggccagcccctcccacctcagctccaccccATACCCCCGTCTCCTCAGCTGCTGTTTAGAGATTTTGACCCTGGGGGCGGGAGCCCAAGGCGGGGAGGGTGCTTCCCACCTGCTTTGTCGCCTCTTCAGGCTGCCTGGGCACAGCGGCCGCCCTTACCTACGGCCTCTACTGCTTCCACCGGGGTCAGAGCCAGCGCTCCCAGCTCATGATGCGCACCCGAATCGCCGCCCAGGGCTTCACGGTCGTAGCcatcttgatgggtctggctgcATCCACTATGAAATCTCGACCCTGAGTCGGTGGCCTGCCCTTGAAAGCTCCGCGGAGATCGTTCCCAGCTCCAGGAGCAACCACCGGTCCTGCCACTGGCATTATTCCCTCATGTCCCCTGACAAGCCCCTGTATCAGTGGGGGCAGAAGTGGCCAATTGTGTAACCGACAGATTTTTTTCAGGAATCTCAGGTTCGGTTCAGTTTGAGTGTTGCATACTTCTAGTTGTGCTGCACCTTCACCACTCCCTACTTAATAAACTCTGATCCACTTGTAGTTTGGTGAATTCATTCCCAGTCTCACCCCCatgctttttggtttttggtttttggttttaggAGAAAACAGACTAAAGACTGCAGGGGCTCTTAGAATTCCAATAGTCTACTGATTCTCAAACTTTCCTGGTAGCAATCACCCTGGGGTACTTATTAAAAGTAGAGAGTCTCTACAGTGatgttatatgaaaaaaaaaaaaaaaactgagctttCCAACAGTTTTCAAACTTTCAGTAGAAAACCTTCCTTCATATGAGGCCTGCCATGGTTCTGTCAGAGGCAGGGGGCTCTGCCTTCCACTTCTGCTCCTGACCCCAATCCCACCTCCTGAGAGCACCTAAGGCTCCACTGATCTAGACCATCTCAGCTTGGTTCTTGATGCATTTTATggaccaggaaactgaggcttagagaagcaGCGTGGTGTAACAGAAAGGGCATAAAGCATAATCCCCAAAGCTTGCCAGTGGTTTGTGGCAGCACCTAGTGTTTTATGGCTAAGGAAAAAAGGAGGCTGGGGACCTGAGCAACCTCTAGAAGAGAGGCAACTCATGAGTTTCTCATTCATGTAAAGTCTCAAACAGGTGTTCCTGGTCTGCAGTCATCCCTAAAGTGTTGATTCGGATTCAGGTTCCTTCCATCTGTGACTCCATCAGTTTCAACACCAGCTGAATGACTTAGGCCAGCTAAGTTTCTTGCCCCCACCATGCTCTTTCAGCTGTAAGACAGAGATTATAAATGTAAAGCAGTACTTGTGGTGACCCTTGGCCTCCACAAGGAACAGATATGAAGTGGTGAGGACTACGGCACTTCTAGAGAGGATGGCCACTATTTTTAACTGTTGGTGTTGtgggctcccctccctccaaaaaagaaaagattagttgaagtcctaaccccagtacctcagaatgtgaccttatttgggaatagGGTCTTttcagaggtaatcaagttaaaatgaggtcagtagggtgggccctaatccaatatgactggtgtccttatacaaaggggaaatttggacacagcaACGGACATGTATAGAGAGCAGGCGATGTGAAGATGAACTCAGGATTGTAGTAATGCTTGTACAAGGCAAGGAACACCAAGGAACACAGATACTTCCCTAGTGCCTTTGGAGGGatcatggccctgctgacaccatgATTTCAGATTTATGACTTCCAGAacagtgagacaataaatttctgttgttctaaaccAGAcactgtggtattttgttatggcagctctaggaaactaatacggttggcaattaaatatttttaaacattgttcAGATCACAATGGCTTGAACATAACCTGTTTGCAACGCTCTTGAAGGGGAAGGTGTTGTCACTGATTGTTTCTCCCAAATCCACAGAAGAGCACAGCTGAAAGAGGCAGAGGGTCCTGACCAATCCCAAGGAAGGGTTGTGGCAGAGGCTACCTTCACCAGCCCCTCACCCAGGCAAAGAGGAAGCACCCACCGGGAACCTCTGGTCTTGCCTCTTCCCTCCAAGCTGCTTCCCCTCTGGGTGTCTGTGGCTATATGACAGACCAACAGAATCCCTATGTCATGGGTTTGTTCAAGGATCAGAAAGGATCAAGCTTGCAAAGCATTCTGTGAGA comes from Tursiops truncatus isolate mTurTru1 chromosome 3, mTurTru1.mat.Y, whole genome shotgun sequence and encodes:
- the HIGD2A gene encoding HIG1 domain family member 2A, mitochondrial encodes the protein MATPGPVTPEAPFEPSQPPVIEGFSPSVYSTSESFKEKFLRKTRENPMVPIGCLGTAAALTYGLYCFHRGQSQRSQLMMRTRIAAQGFTVVAILMGLAASTMKSRP
- the NOP16 gene encoding nucleolar protein 16, translated to MPKAKGKTRRQKFGYNVNRKRLNRNARRKAAPRIECSHIRHAWDQTKSVRQNLADMGLAMDPNRAVPLLKRKVKALEVDVEEGPKELMRKPYVLNDLEAEASLPEKKGNTLSRDLIDYVCYMVENHGEDYKAMARDEKNYYQDTPKQIRNKINVYKRFYPAEWQAFVDSLQKNKMEVE